The genomic stretch ATCTGGTGAAGAGGATTAATCGATTTGGAGGCAGACCTCACAGTTTAATGATGAAGTGTCCCATGGTTCCTGTGCTGCCCAGCAGAGAGCAGATTCAGTGCGACCCAGACTATATCCAGGTAACAGCTGACATCATCATGTGTACTGTAGGTGTAAGTGTGCTGTTTTAGCCGAGAATTTAGCTTATCCTAATAAGATTTGTGTGTGTCCGTAGGTGACCAGACCAGTTCCCTATGACAGCTGGGATAACGAGGTACCAATTGAAATCAATCCCAAAATCAGCCCTTCAAAATATGAAGGCACTTTAAATCTGAACAAATGtctttttgcatgtgtttgaacAAGAGCTAGAAACAGACAAGGTGAATCTGTCTGATGGTGCACGTTTGGTTGTGCGTTACAGTTGCATTGGTCTCTGTCTCTGAGCGATCACCTCATTGTAGCTCTGGAGGATGCCAGCCTGATCCAGATGAACACTGACATGAGGGGGCCAGACATCACAGTTCaaggcaggaggagggaggtctTGAGCCCTGTCAAAGTAAGAgacctcacagctcacacagcACACTGCCACCTAGTGACCAATAGAAGCATTACAGCTATTACTCAATGTCTTTGGTTGACACAGGTGATGGAAACTGAAGGGGAATTCTTGGCCTTGAAGCTGGTCAGCGGTCAGTATGCCTACAGTATGGAAGCCACATGTCCAAAAGGTGGGTAGCAAGCAGAGAGTAccttaataaaaataataataatgaacaggattacaatttagGAATAATGAATGACACACTAGTCTGTAActatgcacatgcacacactctggttttgagtgaaaccaaatacacacttgtgtattcttacagaacacacactcggtattaagattaaataaacgtcatcttattgatatttattttctcttgtcctcatttgcatatgtttggtattgaggtaatccaaaagtagcagaaagtaatcaagttacattactttaaaggggcactatgtagttttaaagaagaaattcaaactcaacaaaaaataaataaggtttggagctagaaaggtggcggggtccgccaaatataaacaagaacGTTGGTTTATTCAGcgtattcagtcatgaaaacaaagagagtttgtttatttagttttgtttaggtattcaaaattcagtcaatgaagatatttctcttgtgattatcatttttttgttgccttattaaaattaataatatcttattatgcatttattaacaATTAAATATGATTTTAGCAGCTACTGGATCTAAAGAGAGAACAATGCCTTGTAAGGGTCATTAGATCCTTTATTATGCACTTAAGatgaaaatcatattttataagatGGTCATTTGTTTTATGATGTAAACGCTTAACCTAATCATTTATGGTCGTGTTATTTATAGTTGTGTCTATTAGTATTGTGCTGACCGGAGctaaattaactttaaattaacATACTTGGTTACGTTCTGATAACCGGTAACACATTTTATCCCTGATGTCAATTTCAGTGACCACGTccacagcagaggagacggtGCTGCACATTTTCAAACGACACATGGGTCTGACCAAACGAGGCAGCCACGACAACGAAGCACTGACAGTCAGTAATGTGTCGGTGAACCAGACAGATAACTTCACTGTGCACGAGACCAGTGAGTTTGTGACACTGATCATCCCCACAGCCCAGATACTCCAGACCAAGGTTAGTACTGAAACAACAGGTCTCACAGTGAATGTATGTACTGACTGACTCTTCCTATAAGGAGTCATTACAGTGTTGGACGTCTAAACTGGGTTTGTTTTACAGGCCTGCACAGACAGCAAACAACTCCTGCAGCCGTTCTACAGGGTGGATGTTGTGCTCACCTTCAAAGAGACAAATCACAAAATGCACTGGACCATGGAGAACACACTGCCATGCACAGGTGAGTGTGCTGCTGatgaacacagtaaaaataaagtgGTGATTAATTATTGGAGGATATTTTGACCACTAGCCATTGAAAGGCTTTTACTGTAGTCACACCAGGCACTTCTGTTTGTTGCTCAGTCAACCAATCATTTAACTTTATGTAGCACCTTTCAGACAATTTAAAGTGAGATAAAAGTTCAAACAAAAGTGACGGACAGAAAGAAAACCGAATAAgactaaagaaaagaaaagcaacagaGAAATTTCTGTGTAAAATTGTTAATAAGGACTGCAAcaaactactgctactactgtattatatacaaaatatacatataattCATAAGTAGTGAAAGTATAAAGGATTAAAACCTAAAATAGAGTAGAACAAGACTGAATCTTCGTGATATTAAGATGCTAATATATTTGCATATGAACAGTAACTTGATCAACTTGTATCTACATTAACGTTCCTTCTTTTACCAGACTCTGTTTCGTTACCAACCTTATAACAGTTCTTACAAAAcgtactttcattttttttattaacttgcACTCTCATTATCTATACCATCAAAGACATTTTGCTTGCAATTACAATTCTTACAGTCACAATGATATACAAATGTTcgcatttttgttttatagatCCCCTACAGATATGTTTTAAGACATCTGAAAATTCtctgaattaaataaatatttgggTCTGATATGTTTTTTCCATTACAAAAGTTAaggtatttaaaaatattttaagattCTTAAAATGACATCTACCTCACCCCattgataaaaaagaaacataaaataaatagagaataaaaaatacagaatctatgaatatgcaaatatttgtcCATTTCtaaagtttaactgctggacgtgagatgtctcctacttccCTGTAGAGCCCATTCTCAGTGTCTGTGCACTGGAGGTTTCAAGTTTCCATATTTCACTTGTAAGTATGTGTAAGTTACATACTGGATCAGGACTGGCTTCCAAGCTAGTTGTGGTGACACAAAGTCAGTTATAAGATGcctattaacattaataagactatatTAGTATTAATAATAGCATATTGAACATGTTTATTGTAAGTTTTTAAGACATGAGCACTTATAAGAAAAATTGTGATTCCCAGGAATCTTGAATTATATCGCATTTGCAATATctatcaaaataatcaaaatatgattttgttttcaccATATCGAGCCCTAGACCTAATAAAGCCAGCCTAATTAGCACTTACCTGTTGCCAAAAACCTTAAAGTGACCATCAGTTGCTTACCTTGAGAGATGCAGTCCTTGTAATTGGTATTTTGACGCCTCATAGGTGGTGTCACCTCTTCCAACAGCCTGCTGTAACGACAAAATGAAAAACGATAGATAGATAAAGATATTTCATGTTTGAACATGTCTTGCCACTTTTAAACACAATACTACAAGGTGTGTCTCTAGATTACGATAGATATCCACTTCAGTCTCCATTTTGAGGTCACTTGAAGTCAACTCTTTGACCTGTCATGTTTGGGcaactgttttgtttggatttgttTGAACAGTCTGCCAGGGGCTGAAGGTGAGACAAACTTTCCCCCTTCAAcacatgaatgtgaaaacagcctttctACCTCAAACTCTGCACACACTTCATCCTGCACAGGTCAAACATTCAAGAGACGtagcattaaaggggcactatgtagttttgtagaaggaattcaaactgagaattttaacATTCACAATATGAATAAGGCAATAatacataactgaataaacaagctgttctcagaggaaaataaggcccccagaacgctgtttgaagctagaaagaaagaaaaaaacacaaggatgTACTAGTTTATGGAGTAACTGCAAGGAAACTGTGATTCTTTAGTGTTGTTATGGAGGTAGTTTGTAAAATTGTGCATAAAATCCACATTATTATAAAATCAAATATCTAAATAAATGTTGGAATATAAATATTGCTTTTGGATGTTACTAATTTCACCTTTACTAAACTCATGCATTCGTACCTCTACAGTCAGGCCTGCTGAGTCACACATCACATCTTCTCCTGGTCCAAACACCACAGTCCTGTACACACTCAACTCTAAACATGAGAATTTAACTACAGAACAGCCTTCGTTGGACCGCACCACGGCACCTGCAGGGAAACTAATCGAGACAGCTCAGCTCAACGAGACAACTGCAGAGTTTTCCACAACTAAATCAcctcacacacagatggagacTCACAGTTTCAATCTCAACACTGATGAGCCGTCGAAGAGTCAAAGTGGAAATGTGTCTTCCGACAACATTACTTCCATTAATACAACTGACACAAGCTTGTTTGATTTTCTAAATGAAACCACAGATGCTTCCTCAGAGCGAGGTTTCAGTGAGTCATCAGAAGCATCTTTCCTCACAACGGATCCACCTGAACACGAGTATCAACAATTCAACACAACGGATAAGAATAAAGACCAGCTGAAGCAGAGGAGACTGAAGTGGATGTGGGAGGACTAGAAAGCTgacaaataaatgcaaaatacttgataattaaatgtaattttctttgttttgtgttttaaaagtcaCACTAGACTTCAAATGCAGTTTCAGTGTAGTGACAACACTTGCTCTAAGGCCTTTTGATTCACTTCTTTTGGTGTCACGTGTTGCATCTATGTCTGTTTGCAGTCTTTAAAGGTGTTGCTGTGGGCAGTCAGCGCTGTGAAGGTTGATTATACAAGCAGAAATACAGCCAGACCTCTGCCAGCCGGTGCCTCGGGGCAGACATTATCCAGACACAGACGAGGCAGGCGTTAAATAAACACGTCTCTATCCGAGCGGCACAACAGGCTGACGTAGAGAAGAGCCTGCAGTTGTTACAGCCGATGCCACCTTCCGAGAAACCTGAGTTTCAGTGACTGTCTGCTTGTCAGTGATgcattttaagagttttatgCTTCTAAGGTGGAGATTGAGGCTtaacaaatgcatttttttcttcttctgtttaaaacataaattcaTTTTCTGACTCTAAACCTTATTGGAGCTGTTGTGGTGCCACTTTACTGCAGTATACTGAACCAGCAAGAGAGGGCActattgaatgtgttttcagcaAACCCTCGAGATGGGTCGGCAGCCTGTCTGCAGATGCTCTTGTCCGAATTAACCACTCTTACACATTTTTGCAGTAGTagcaattttttgtttttttgttttattagctttttattgttttgttttttgttatagTTTGTCATGTGAGCTATATGTGATCAGAAACTGCCACAGAGCAATGCAACATTTGCCAGAAAGAGAAGTTTGGGCCAGTATAGTTAATTAACTTCTTGAAAAATGAACTCCTTAACTGTACTCCATATAGAATCACAGATACGACTCAAATCTTTTTGACTAAAAATGACTGAAGATGTTTCACTTTtgtcccccccccaccccccttttttttcacctctgtTATTGTGACCTCCTGGTATGCACCAAAGCGTCTGTAAATGATAACAGTGCAGTGTTACGCAGTTACATGCATCATATACAATGGGCTGTGGGGCAGAAAATCTAAACTTCCTTGTGCCTTTGGTCCCCATCTGCTCAGTGAACTTATGAGCAGGAAATGGAATAAGTGGTGCAAAAAGCACGCCAACATCCCCGGCTCTTTCATGTGGCCTCTGTCGGTCATTACCCTATCTGTACCGACTGTTAACTGTCTTTACAAAGTTAAAAATCCCTttcatgtttcactgtttcttttttgttttaatttcagtcaGAGCATATGGTTTGCACATCTGGGAGATGCTAAGCATGGTGGCACCCAACCCCCCctacacccccacccccacacacactgcttctGTGAAGTGATCCATATATGGTCTTCATTGTTATTGCTCATAATCACTCATGATTATTATAAACAAGTCCTGTCTTGATTGGCCGCTTTGAGTTTGCTGTGAAAAGATGCTCAATAATGTGGACTTCCAGgatttcaaacaaacacaagagctTTGGAGAAATGCTCTGAATCATATGAGAAGTATTTTTCTTAACTGCCACCTGCAACTGAATTTCCCACCTGTGACTAATCCCTGTCCCCTGACAAGCCCGGTTGGGTGAGGTTGACATCATCTTTTGAAACAAGGAACCATCTGCGGAGACATTTACTGTAAGTTCTTGCGGGGACGCCTGATTAGATCTCCCTGCAGAAACCACCGTGATGctgcaaaaatgaaacatttctagtttttgttcagtgttgaagCGGTCAGAAAACAAGGCCTGGTGACAATCTGAGCAGCTTAGTGCCATGTGACCACAAACAAGCaatcagatcagatcaggaAATTTGATAAGTGCATCTCATCTCAACTCGTCTGAGAATAACCACATTTGATCCAATGTAATAGAAGGAGAGTGTCATTAACTGACTGGCGATTTAATGACACCGAAATGAAGTCAAAATTACTATTGTGGACAACTTTGGGTCATTAAATGCCACTTCAGCATCCTCTGCTCTCCGGCTCCCGGCTCTAAGCACCATGTTTTGGCGAGGCAGACGGGATTTCATGCCACTGGAGAGACgcaggggaggaagagggggagggaggaaggcTTTGTGTGGCTTTGAGTGGTTTGCTGGGCCTCTTCATCTCGCTCGGCGGGTAATTACAGAATCATGGGTCAACCACGCATGTAACCACGGTTGCGTTGCACAGTAGCAGATGTGCTCATGACATTATCCAGCGCCAGAGcaaaaggtaaataaaaacagatgcagCTGGTTGCTACGGACCTTCGCCAAACTTGCGTATACCCCTAATTGTTCCCATGTGGGCCTGCTGAGCTGGAGTAGTAAAAGGGGGCGGGTATGCCCTGTTTAAGATATGCCCGTGTTTCTCAACGGGAGAAATTTATGAATGGGACAACCAGCCTCTGAtggtggttgtggtggtgtgtgtttatatgtgtgtttatgtgtgtgtctggcatCCAGTGGAGGGGCAATATCTTCTGTAGAAGTTCGGTTTCCCTCATTCTCTCATCATTTTCTACTTTCctctgaggagaaaacacaccCCTGTCCTCAAAGCCTTCGCCCCTCTGTCTTAAAGGAcaatttcacccaaaaatgaaaattcagtcatgatctactcacctccatgccgatggaaagttgggtaaAGTTctgtcgtccacaaaacatttctggagcgtcacaacaaaaacagcgttgcagcattctcctaaaaagCTGAAGTAGATGAAGACTACCTGAGATCCCagactgattttaaaagatgttatttacaccctctattagcagctacagtgaagatttcagtttaaaaaagagtgtaaatagcagcattttatctctttttccaattgttttttaaaagtcccGATCTACATCAattgttttggagaatgctgcgatgctgttttgctgtgaagctccagaaatgttttgtggactacaaaacttcacctagCTTTCCTTCGACATgcaggtgagtagataatgacaaaattaaaatttttgggtgaaatgatCCTTTAAAGGCCGAATGGTCTTTATGCTTTCTTTGTCCAACCGTGCttggatgtgtgtgcgtgacacTACACAATGTCAGGGAGGTCCCTGGTTGGACCTGAGCCAGGGCTGCTGCAGGCCAGATGAAAAATTGAGGAAGAGGCTCGATTTCAGTGATATCCTGTCTTTGCTCGGGTGAGATATGGTGTAGTGGCGTGTgattgtacgtgtgtgtgtgcaggttcaCAGGTGCATTTGTTGCAGAGTGTGTGTACGGTTTTGACTCACAGGTTACGGTAAAAGGAGGCCTCAGGTTGGACTTGAAATTCCTGATTTAACGGCCTTAAGTGATCATTCGATGAACAGTTCAGTGTTGATGTTGCTTCTGTTGAGCTGTATgtgttttaacacacacacacacacacacacacacacacacacacacacacacacacacacacgtcttacACTATGAAGCTCGCTGCCAACAGCGCgtgcctcctctccctctctcattaaCCGCAACTGTCAGATCCTCCAGATGAGGAGCAATTAAACCAGATAATAAACACTCGCCATCAATTcctgtttgttgatgttgttgttgttgttgttgttgatgtcgACGAGCTGGGGGCTCCTCTCCTGCCACCTTAGTGCTAACTAGTACTTGAGTAACACATGAGAGCAGCAAGGGGAGAGTCCTTCATAACACTGAAAAGGCCTCTACCTGCTGCATGTACAGCAACACCAGGCTCGATAATAAAAAAGGCACAGTGAATGTTAACAATTAGATCCTAATCAGACACAGCTCACAGAGGCTGCTCTTTTATCCCCAGGCTTCACAGAAAAGGCAAACAAAGCGCTGCAAACTGTCAAGATAAAACACTACTTGGGATTGGTCGTGTCTTAGGGCTTCTTAAAGGGCAGTAATCTTTGCCGCGCGCTGCTTTCTGAGACGACGTGCTGTAAAGACTCCTGTGTTTGCTCTTGTATTGGAGTGATAAGGCCGCTCCTCATCACGCCTCGCTTCTGACGAGGCTCATCTCCCCTGGCGATGAGAAGATGGGGCGGTGTTCGTGGGGGCAGAGAGGGCAGCCatggagggtttttttcttttacacagtAGAATAGATTATCTGGTGATGACAGAAAAAGGGCAAAAAAGAAAGTGCCAAATGAAAGTTGAACTTGAAGCTTTTCTGTTATAAAGAACATCCTGAATTACAAATTACTCTGCTAATTTATCATTTCACTCCTCTAGCATGTTAGACTTGATTGCCAACACTTTGGTTTAAGATTTAGTCGTGGTTTGCTAGTAACGGTAATGTAGCGACTGGGAAGCTCAAGTCTTTGTAACTCCACACCgccatatttttatttattttttttttttactttcaaactTCACAATAGCTGGAAAAATGTCAGCAATGTACTGTTGGTTAGGGTTATAAAAAGATCGTTTTGGCTTACCttgttctgttgccacaaacacagctggaaatataaaaatgtatccagtggtttcatgattacaaatgttgaaacagcatctcaaacagtggtctttTGCTTGGCAGCAGTCTCGCCTCGCAGTGTAGCCAAATATTTCTGCTTATCTTGCCACTAACACAGCTGAAAAGGTTGCTGACCACTGGTctgaaatatccagtggtttcatgcttacacattttgaaacaccgtctcaaacagtggtctcatACTTGGCAGGCGTGTTGCCTAGATGTGCACTcaaaaatatatcattttgtttGCCACTAACACAGCTAGAAAAGATCCCAACGTCtcatttaaaatatccagtgatttcacacttacaaatgttgaaatctCAATCTCAAACAGTAGTCTCTCGTCAAAGATACCCAGTGGTGTCACAGTTACGATTGTCTAAATGCcatctcgaacagtggtctcttgctcaaaatatccagtggtttcatgcttacaaatgctgaaacaccaTCTCAAACAGCGGtatctcgtcaaaaatatccagtggtttcacatttacaaatgttgaaacacaggtCGGACAGTGGtctctcatcaaaaatattcagtgtttttacgCTTCCAAATGATAACATGCCGTCTTGAACAGTGAtctctcgttaaaaatatccaatggtttaatgcttacaaatgttgaagcaCCATGTCAAACAGTGCTCTCTCTCGCTTTCTTGGCTGCTGTCTCACCTAGCTGTGGAGTAAAATATATCAGCTTTTGTTTGCCACTAACATGGTTGGAAAAGCTCCTGACGtttcataaaaaatatccagtgatttcaAACTTACAAAAGTTGAAACAGcgtctcgaacagtggtctcttgctcGGCAGCTGTCTTGCAGTCATCTCGCCTTGCCACCCCCATTTCCTCATGACAGTCAGCTCTCTCTCTGGGGGCACAAGAGactttatactgtatttttccACCTAGCAGTACCACacgacctgtaaacacactctgtGAAAAGGTCAAATCTTTTCCTCTTTAATGTGTACTTGTATGATAAGTAAAGTTGATGACATTTTGAACCTGCATTTGTTGTATTGCGATGAACTCCAGTTGACCTCAAGCATGAGGCAAATGTGCATGTACAGTCTTGATTGTTCagcttgtggaaaaaaaaggggcCTGGGATGGTTTTCCACTTAAATTTGAGGGCTGGACCAAGTATTCTTAGGAATTTAAAGACAATACCCTTTCTTTCAAAGGCTATAAAAACATGTATACAGCTGTACAAGGAGTTTCCTGATCCAAAGGCAAAATATGGTGTCAGATATTCCTATTACAAATCAGGATGGCGTGGCTTGGAAAGTAATGTAGGAGATGAATCTGCATGCCTGTtcagaaaaggcagaaaaaactGATCCGATTTCCCTTTCTCCGTGGAAAAATGGACGTGGCCTCTTGTTTTGAAACCATATTTCCCTCAAAAACACtctgaaaactaaacaaaattgACAGTGCTGGATTTATTGTCTTCAGCTCTTTTGTCTTCGGTGGCCACTGTTTGCGCCTTTGCCATGGAAACGGCAGGGTTATTTATCTTTACAGCCCTTTTACAATAACGTCCCTTTCCTGACCAAACAACAGAGGAAATATCAGGTCAAGCCTCTTCCCCCTTCTAATGATCAGGTCAATTCGGCCTCAGTATTTCAGACAGCTCACGCACATTCACATGTCTGCTCACACACAGCCGCGCTATTGATGAGAAACGTTCAGTTTATGAATAAGATTTCCGTCTTGtcgctgtgtgttttttttttagacttgtTTTATAATGGTAAAGGAAAAGGGAGGTGATGGTTTTCTATTTATGCTCTGGATGTAGGAAGGCTCAAGGCAGAAACACtagatggagacagagaaaactgaCTCCCAGGTTGTATTTCAGACATCAGGTCTGAGAATGCAGTTCACAGACGAATACGCTCACAAAGAAAGCATTGAAGGTATTGTCTCTGTTTCGATAAACGTGCAACATGCGTATTGTGTTAAGCATTAAGGTGACTCATCTTGTGCAGAAATTTGGAGatcttaatacattttatttgctcTGAGTGctgtatttttcctcttcacaGGATAAATCTAATAATACAATTTTCGCACATAAAATGTGCTCTGTGCAGTCATCTGCAAATGTCTTGCAAATCCTTGTGACTTGTGTATACTCCAGTATACTCTAGCTGTCGGGTGCTGTCCCCTTCTTAGCATGGGGGACGACGAGCAATTACTCCTTTTAAGGAGCTGTTCTCATGGAAGTTGCCTAGAGTCTATGCAGACTGCTTTCCTCAATCCACATAAACAGTGCAGATAATAGAAGAAACTGACAATTCAGATGAGG from Pagrus major chromosome 7, Pma_NU_1.0 encodes the following:
- the ciroz gene encoding uncharacterized protein ciroz, producing MDQIRFGILLIVLQGLVLRNVFAIQKREWIETPTAKLSEGDVACFTEYMEMWIHSARIEGLGIWLSGALQIQANLASLDHLNLHLTACGFSLHKDPDKNFIFRVSYTGCFVQQQHGYHVLTLNLVKRINRFGGRPHSLMMKCPMVPVLPSREQIQCDPDYIQVTRPVPYDSWDNELHWSLSLSDHLIVALEDASLIQMNTDMRGPDITVQGRRREVLSPVKVMETEGEFLALKLVSGQYAYSMEATCPKVTTSTAEETVLHIFKRHMGLTKRGSHDNEALTVSNVSVNQTDNFTVHETSEFVTLIIPTAQILQTKACTDSKQLLQPFYRVDVVLTFKETNHKMHWTMENTLPCTVRPAESHITSSPGPNTTVLYTLNSKHENLTTEQPSLDRTTAPAGKLIETAQLNETTAEFSTTKSPHTQMETHSFNLNTDEPSKSQSGNVSSDNITSINTTDTSLFDFLNETTDASSERGFSESSEASFLTTDPPEHEYQQFNTTDKNKDQLKQRRLKWMWED